A window of the Hordeum vulgare subsp. vulgare chromosome 5H, MorexV3_pseudomolecules_assembly, whole genome shotgun sequence genome harbors these coding sequences:
- the LOC123400205 gene encoding uncharacterized protein LOC123400205, translating into MATTASCPPSALLPIRSTTAGARLTSAHGSRANHATATATGGVAPARPLSMGMARALLPPRSPLLRRLLMAGALAASCTYFLLVIQAQASAPRRYDGFAYGVGAAAWKDAVLIEAFLDPLCPDSRDAWHPLRLAVERYSPLVSLIVHPFPLPYHTYSYHACRALHIANKLNSSSTYPVLELFFKNQGKFSNRATSSMSSTAVTGEISKMAAQAVGNSVSDFQSGFSDTRTDMAARVSFKYGCTRGVAGAPFFFVNGFLQPGGGSPIDYATWTSILDPLVAHHSQTIEMFTSV; encoded by the exons ATGGCGACCACCGCATCGTGTCCTCCTTCCGCTCTCCTCCCCATTCGCTCCACCACCGCCGGAGCGCGGTTGACTTCCGCGCACGGGAGCAGAGCCAACCACGCCACAGCCACCGCCACCGGCGGCGTCGCACCCGCACGACCGCTATCAATGGGCATGGCGAGGGCCCTGCTGCCGCCGCGCTCGCCGCTCCTCCGGCGGCTTCTCATGGCGGGCGCGCTGGCCGCCTCCTGCACCTACTTCCTCCTCGTTATCCAGGCGCAGGCCTCCGCGCCGCGGCGCTACGACGGGTTCGCCTACGGAGTCGGGGCCGCCGCCTGGAAGGACGCCGTCCTCATCGAGGCCTTCCTCGACCCGCTCTGCCCCGATAGCCGCGACGCCTGGCACCCGCTCCGGCTCGCCGTCGAGCGCTACTCCCCGCTGGTCTCCCTCATCGTCCACCCCTTCCCGCTCCC GTACCATACCTATTCATACCATGCCTGCCgtgcgcttcatatagcaaacaaGTTGAACTCATCGTCAACCTATCCAGTGCTGGAGCTATTCTTCAAGAACCAG GGAAAATTCTCCAACCGTGCGACATCATCGATGTCGAGCACAGCTGTGACCGGCGAGATATCGAAGATGGCAGCCCAGGCGGTTGGTAATTCAGTCTCCGATTTCCAGTCAGGCTTCAGTGACACGAGGACGGACATGGCAGCGAGGGTTTCTTTCAAG TATGGGTGCACGAGAGGGGTGGCTGGCGCGCCGTTCTTCTTCGTGAACGGCTTCCTCCAGCCCGGAGGCGGATCCCCGATCGACTACGCCACGTGGACCAGCATCCTGGACCCCCTGGTCGCGCATCACAGTCAGACGATCGAGATGTTCACTTCTGTGTAA